Proteins co-encoded in one Salvia miltiorrhiza cultivar Shanhuang (shh) unplaced genomic scaffold, IMPLAD_Smil_shh original_scaffold_220:::fragment_1, whole genome shotgun sequence genomic window:
- the LOC131003575 gene encoding uncharacterized protein LOC131003575: MEHLPVHLADEARLAGPVQYRWMYPFERYLRTLKNHIRNKAKVEGSISNAYILEEMSTFSSYYFEDHVTTKWRNLPRNIEESVEDSDDPNQLLIFKPVGRPIGRMTKRYMDPKEYMAAHMYILSNCAEVANTYIKIFEDEMRYVNPSLTEAELESAFDKDFMLWFGHYVIRPSNNDLNPYIKSLAAGPLTEIETYSGYFVNGYRFHTTDLDGERATVNSGVCIKGSVYGRDVQDFYGRLQEVCVLEYGGIQLRRQSCSNVNGLTCLLGELLLIQTSSWYQ; the protein is encoded by the exons ATGGAGCATctaccagttcatttggcagatgaagcacgattggctggtccagtgcagtatcggtggatgtatccttttgaacgatatttgaggacattgaaaaatcatatcagaaacaaagccaaggttgaagGATCCATCAGCAATGCATATATACTAGAGGAAATGTCCACCTTCTCTTCATATTACTTTGAGGATCATGTGACTACAAAGTGGAGAAatttgcctcgcaatattgaaGAGTCTGTTGAAGACAGTGATGATCCTAATCAACTCTTAATCTTCAAACCAGTTGGACGTCCGATTGGGCGAATGACAAAGAGATACATGGATCCTAAAGAATACATGGCTGCGcatatgtatattttgagcaattgtgcgGAGGTTGCAAACACATATATCAA GATCTTCGAGGACGAAATGCGCTACGTAAATCCTTCACTAACCGAAGCCGAGTTAGAGAGTGCTTTCGACAAGGATTTTATGTTGTGGTTTGGCCATTAT GTGATTCGCCCTTCTAACAATGATTTGAACCCGTATATCAAGTCGCTTGCAGCCGGGCCTTTAACTGAGATTGAGACATACTCCGGGTATTTTGTGAATGGCTATAGATTTCACACGACTGATCTTGATGGAGAGCGCGCaactgtgaacagtggcgtGTGCATAAAAGGCTCGGTCTATGGTAGAGATGTGCaagacttttatgggcgtctaCAAGAGGTGTGTGTGCTGGAGTATgggggtatccaattaagaagacagtcttgttcaaatgtgaatggtttgacttgtctgctcggggaacttctattgatacaaaCTTCAAGTTGGTATCAGTGA
- the LOC131003574 gene encoding uncharacterized protein LOC131003574 — MSHRRGLLGFGSRSSGPEAQSSSGSGPYISATPESGSPPQSAAASGSRRPKGKSVAQIRAECVRRDGRILFQRNTVGKLIEPPGISTCCTNSFKRIPNPGGYTWKLTPPTVQDLYFEKFKKEFTWNPEDEADVKKMWLDKARKRYSDNMSEYKRLLKQKTEAGEMMETPLGMSDTFWTGLKAYWDQDEVKAVSRRARENRYSEPDGVGTGISRHVGGSQSSRILQQSLLVDGEVPPTASNYSTFLRLHIYADGTFVSEKDANLDAEIHRVAAETGREDRLDEVYLELVRPGRSRLYGTGSAGVSQFSRGSTNSTCSSQMSQRMYETRISTLEERLQKAEEDRAAQEAAREAEQAAREALEQRMSQFEEILRRSGQLP; from the exons ATGTCTCATCGTAGAGGATTGTTGGGGTTTGGTAGTCGGTCTTCTGGGCCTGAGGCACAGTCCTCCTCAGGCTCTGGGCCGTATATTTCCGCTACTCCAGAGTCTGGTTCCCCTCCACAGAGCGCTGCTGCATCTGGGTCTAGAAGGCCCAAAGGCAAATCAGTGGCGCAGATTAGGGCTGAGTGTGTTAGGCGCGACGGGAGGATCCTCTTTCAGAGGAATACTGTTGG TAAGTTGATCGAGCCCCCGGGGATCTCCACCTGCTGCACGAACTCGTTTAAGAGGATTCcgaacccaggcgggtacacgtGGAAGTTAACTCCGCCAACGGTGCAGGACTTGTATTTTGAGAAATTCAAG aaagagtttactTGGAACCCTGAGGATGAGGCTGATGTGAAAAAAATGTGGTTAGACAAGGCCCGTAAAAGGTACAGTGACAACATGAGCGAGTATAAGAGACTGCTCAAGCAGAAGACCGAGGCAGGGGAGATGATGGAGACACCGCTGGGCATGTCCGACACCTTTTGGACGGGACTCAAGGCATACTGGGATCAAGATGAGGTTAAGGCCGTTTCTAGGCGCGCACGTGAGAACCGATACTCTGAGCCAGATGGAGTTGGTACAGGGATCAGTCGGCACGTTGGAGGGTCTCAGTCGAGTCGTATTCTGCAGCAGAGTCTG CTCGTGGATGGTGAAGTCCCCCCAACTGCATCTAACTACAGCACTTTCCTCCGCCTACACATATACGCAGATGGAACTTTTGTGTCAGAAAAGGATGCCAACCTTGAT gcggagattcATCGTGTTGCTGCTGAGACAGGACGAGAGGACCGACTCGATGAGGTCTACTTGGAGCTCGTACGTCCCGGTAGGTCACGACTGTACGGCACTGGAAGTGCTGGTGTGAGCCAGTTCAGTAGGGGGTCTACCAACAGTACATGCTCTTCCCAGATGTCTCAGCGGATGTATGAGACTCGGATCTCCACACTGGAGGAGCGTCTCCAAAAGGCTGAGGAGGATAGGGCGGCCCAAgaagcagcacgtgaggccgaacaagcagcacgtgaggccctTGAGCAGCGGATGAGTCAGTTCGAGGAGATACTGAGgcggtcgggtcagctacctTGA
- the LOC131003544 gene encoding heavy metal-associated isoprenylated plant protein 23-like encodes MGVSGTLEYISEMMSSRQKHKKKKQFQTVNLKVRMDCDGCELKVKNALSSLSGVKSVEINRKQQKVTVTGYVEQGKVLNRAKSTGKKAEIWPYVPYNLVAHPYAPQAYDKKAPPGFVRKVDNPTPATVAAVKFEDPYSYMAMFSDDNPNACSLM; translated from the exons ATGGGTGTATCAGGAACTTTGGAATACATATCAGAGATGATGAGCAGCAGACAGAAGCACAAAAAGAAGAAGCAATTTCAAACAGTAAACCTCAAGGTGAGAATGGACTGTGATGGCTGTGAGCTCAAAGTCAAGAACGCCTTGTCTTCTCTCTCAG GAGTGAAATCTGTGGAAATAAACAGGAAGCAGCAGAAGGTGACGGTGACGGGGTACGTGGAGCAAGGCAAGGTGCTGAACAGG GCGAAATCGACGGGGAAGAAGGCGGAGATTTGGCCGTACGTGCCCTACAATCTGGTGGCGCATCCCTACGCGCCGCAGGCCTACGACAAGAAGGCTCCGCCGGGCTTCGTCAGGAAAGTCGACAACCCGACACCCGCCACCGTCGCCGCCGTTAAGTTCGAGGACCCTTACAGTTACATGGCTATGTTCAGCGATGACAACCCAAATGCATGCTCCCTCATGTAA
- the LOC131003561 gene encoding uncharacterized protein LOC131003561: MGEWEMGKTDGWIWKETKDGIYTTKSAYSILQSGSSESSAPNDRVKMTATVWDIPAPQKAKVTAWRALRDRLLTCANLRKRNVMIDEVEMNCNACFESVEDLNHTLLRCPKASAIWDGISRWIGFQTARSQAVQDHYFAFSHLGKGKKSK, translated from the exons ATGGGTGAATGGGAGATGG GCAAAACGGATGGCTGGATCTGGAAAGAGACTAAGGATGGAATTTACACAACAAAATCTGCCTATTCCATTCTCCAATCTGGAAGTTCGGAGAGCTCGGCGCCAAACGACAGAGTGAAGATGACAGCAACGGTCTGGGACATTCCAGCCCCACAGAAAGCTAAAGTCACGGCATGGCGAGCGCTCAGAGATAGATTACTGACGTGCGCAAACTTGAGAAAAAGAAATGTCATGATCGATGAAGTCGAGATGAACTGTAACGCATGCTTCGAATCAGTTGAGGACCTTAACCATACTCTTCTCCGCTGTCCGAAGGCTTCGGCAATTTGGGATGGTATTTCAAGGTGGATTGGTTTCCAAACGGCCCGATCGCAAGCTGTGCAGGATCACTATTTTGCTTTCTCTCATTTGGGCAAAGGTAAGAAGAGTAAGTAG